CGATAGAGGTGAATGGGGGGCCActgtacaattttttttttttttaaactatataGGGAGAGTTCAGAACCCACAACGGCATCCTCTCCGATGCCCTCATCCATCATTGCCATGGACGGTCGTTCCGTCTTCGCCATGCTCACTATGGTCAAGCGCATCGCCGACTCATCTGTCCACATGTTCATGATCTTCTCTCTCCACCACCCACCACCCAATGTGCTCCCCGTCGAGGAGGGGGATGGGAAAGCTACGAGAAGAACGGGACCAATATTCGACATTTGGTGGCCTGGGAGAGATGTGGACTCTTCTTAATGTAGTGTATATAGATATAGACTTGTATTTTCATAGAGAAAAGACTTGTATATTGAAAAAAGTGTTTTGGAAATGGAACCTTTTTCTTAAGAACAAAAAAGAACAGCTAAATATCAGTGTAACAACACCCTgtaaaaaaaaatgtaaaaaagTCTAAAGTTACTTCATATTTGCATGACTATATCATAGAAAAATCACGGATGTAACAAAATTTTGAACAAAAAAAAGCAAAATAGAGAAATAAACAGGATACTTAACTTAGAAGATGAAAAGGTTGGGAACAAGCAAGTAGAGGCTCAGACTCGCCTTTGATCCATATTTCCTCCTCCTGCACTATTCCTCAAATGAATCATTGCAGCAGCGGTTGTCTGTAGACCAACAGACCATCCAAGCTGCCAAGCAATGGttatcaaaaagaaggaaaaaacacCTGAGGGGTCTGAAGAGCTTTCATCATCATTGCCTCCGCAAACACGAGTAAATATTCGTTGTAACGGTGATACCACGTCAAATTTGTAACAAAACAACGAAAGTCCTTGTATTTCATCGATTGCTGAATATTTACTCCACAAACACAGAGAGGATTCGGATTGTATCTTTTGCGTGTGTTGCTGCTTAAATCGGTCGAGGTCGGAAGATGGACACCTGATCCTCATGCAGGAATGCTGgtgctggagtgacctgcaaGACAAGTCCCAAACCAGAGATTGTGGCTTCGGTgaggaccctctgacgctcaaattAGAAAAGCAAAGAATAAAAGGAGCAACAATgggttctctgagagggatttgATTGGACTTACCTAGATCCTCGAGGCTccgattgtttatatagaaggatgtcgGACAGCTAAGTTGTTAGCTGTGAAATTGCACGATCCTGAGATTGCCGGATCATTGGACATGTCAAACTGGACGAGATAATTGAGCCCTTAATCGCTCCCACGAGTTCAGGAGAGATGGTTACGTCAGATGCTATCTATTTGGGATAGACAGCTGTCGCACGTGTTGAAGAGATAAGTCGGCTAAGATGACAAGGACAGCTCATAAACAGGTTAGACCTTATGGACGTTTCAACTCAGCATGGAGACggactcctcagctcatacggCGAGCCGTTGTGTTGATGACCCAAGAACTCAAAATGTCATTCGAGATGCTCACGGTAACCACCGTAACAACGTGAAAGAAGGATTCCCTTTCCTCCACGTGAATCTACCATTGGATCACCACCGCACAGATCTCAAACCACTCCACCCTCCATCATCACTCTCAAAGCGAGCAGTGAAAGATCCAACGGCCACCGGGGACATCGCAAGAGGGGGCAGCTCGAGGGAGAACCAAGGGGAGCTTTCATACACCACAAATATTAGAGTTTGGCATTTCCCCGAACAATGAGAATGCATGTGATGCGCAGGAAAGGACGATTGATGATGCGATTTGATTGGCCGACGGTTTAGATGAAGTAAAAGCAAAAGAGAGATGCTGGGCTGATGAGGAGACGaggggaaagaaaggaagggaaggaGTTACTGTGGTGGAGTTTCGGAAACCGAGGGATAGGCAGCCCTTTTCAGATGAGAAATTATAACATACACCACGATTGCCGACACGTCCCCAGGTATCGTGGGCCGCGCCCCTTGTTTCCAGAGGATGGGTACTTACAAATCTTGACCGTCCATCACCGGACGGTCACCTTTGATGAATTGCACGAGCTACAGATGGAGGATCAGGGGAGGAagggaggggaagagagagacTATCGGAAAATCCCTATTCGTCCGCTCCGGGCCTCCCATACGATTAAGACCCAGAGGAAAAAATAAAGAGCAAGAcccattgatcaatttttttttccttttttcttctttttcttttcattttatcttTCTCGGAGATCTGTGGGAAGcaaagcacctgagggagatcggagggaAAGGCCGACGCCGGTGACGATGGGGAGGAAGGCGACGGCGGATATCGGTGGGAGGTGGCGGCGAGGAGAACAGGGAGGAGGTCGGGGTCTCTCTGGGAAAGAAAGCACTTGACGGAGATTGGCAGGGGAAGGCCGACACCGGTGATGATGGGGAGGAAGGAGACAGCAGAGCCGGCGGGAGGTGGCGGCGAGGAGAACGGGGAGGAGGTGGACGTCCGGGGGGCCTCGGGAAGGGTTCGAAATGAAAAAAAAACGCCGCCGCTgcttgagaaaaaggaaaaactCATCGTCGCGAGTCACTGGGACCtgtatatagatttttttttttttttgggtaaaggaAATGGAACTTCTCTTTTAAGAACAAAAAAGAATAGCTAAATATCAACGTAACAAAACCctgtgaaaaaatataaaaaaaaatctcgaaaaaattacttcatatttgcATGACTCTGTCatagaaaaatcataaatatAACAAAATTTCGAAAAAAACAGAATAAAGAAATAAACATGATACTTATCTTAGAAGATGAAAAGGTCGAGAGCAAGCAAGTAGAGGCTCAGCCTCGCCTTTGATCCATCTTTCCTCCTCCTGCAGTATTCCTCGAACGAGTCATTGCAGCAATGGTTGTCCGCAGACCAGCAGACCATCCAAGTTGCCAAAGTAATGGTTACTGCTGTAGACCATCACCTCAGAATTGATCGATCAGGTTCATGACCATAATTGAGATCTCAAGAGAATGGTCCTCAGCTGATCAAAAAGTCGCAAGGGGTTGGCCGCAGCCGGTATGGAGTTGGATGTGAGAACCCGAATCAGTTGGTTTGATCCCTTCAGCTTTCAATCCTAAAAGATAAGACTCGGATTTGACCGTAGCTGAGGTAGACAGAGGACAGCCAGATCAAGAATTTTCAAATAAGACAGCAGTCCCAATCGAAAAAGAACCGATTTCCCTTATCATTGTAGAAAAgccaaataaaaaagaaaaccaTCGAGATTGAATTACGCCCCGATGGCAACTAATTACTGGTTTCACATCGCAAATACAAAGGCATCACTGTCAATATGATACGTGCATAATATCTGAGGAGCGGCCACTCTCCCTAATGTGCACGACTC
The sequence above is a segment of the Elaeis guineensis isolate ETL-2024a chromosome 7, EG11, whole genome shotgun sequence genome. Coding sequences within it:
- the LOC105049030 gene encoding uncharacterized protein isoform X1, which produces MSFSFFSSSGGVFFSFRTLPEAPRTSTSSPFSSPPPPAGSAVSFLPIITGVGLPLPISVKCFLSQRDPDLLPVLLAATSHRYPPSPSSPSSPASAFPSDLPQVTPAPAFLHEDQVSIFRPRPI
- the LOC105049030 gene encoding uncharacterized protein isoform X2, which translates into the protein MSFSFFSSSGGVFFSFRTLPEAPRTSTSSPFSSPPPPAGSAVSFLPIITGVGLPLPISVKCFLSQRDPDLLPVLLAATSHRYPPSPSSPSSPASAFPSDLPQICADGWMMEVGVV
- the LOC105049030 gene encoding uncharacterized protein isoform X4, giving the protein MSFSFFSSSGGVFFSFRTLPEAPRTSTSSPFSSPPPPAGSAVSFLPIITGVGLPLPISVKCFLSQRDPDLLPVLLAATSHRYPPSPSSPSSPASAFPSDLPQP
- the LOC105049030 gene encoding uncharacterized protein isoform X3, whose translation is MSFSFFSSSGGVFFSFRTLPEAPRTSTSSPFSSPPPPAGSAVSFLPIITGVGLPLPISVKCFLSQRDPDLLPVLLAATSHRYPPSPSSPSSPASAFPSDLPQMDG